The Leptospira stimsonii genome includes the window ACTTTAAACTTTTTGGAATCTATTTAGACAATCCGAACGAGGTTCCGAAAGAAAAACTTCGTTGTGAGGTCGGTGCGATTTTAACGGAACCCTTGTCGAAAGTTCCCGAAGGACTTTCTCTCGATTTAAAGTTACGAACGATTCCGGAGCAGAAGTATGTGTTAGCCGACTTTCCTTTGAAGAATTTTCTTTCGATCTTCTTAGGAATCTATAAGGTTTATCCAAAAGTATTTCAAGCCTGCGAAGAGAAAGGCTGTAAACTGAAAGGAAAATACTCGATGGAAATCTACGAGCCCTTAACGGAACACAAAACAACCTATTTGGTTCCCTTGGATTAAAAAGAATCTAAAAAGTGGGAATTCTTTGAATTCGTTTCGACTTCCGGCTTTTTACTTTTTCAAAAAGGAAAGAAGTATCGGCCTAATTCTTTCCGGAGATTCAAAATGTGGAATATGTCCTTCGTTCTCTAAAGGGAAAAATTCAATTCCGTGAAATGTTTTGAGCGCCGCCTCGCTATTCTGGAAAGGAACTACTTTGTCGTCTTTTCCCCAGATCAGCAATTTAGGAATCGGGATCTTATCCAATTTTTCATATTCTTTCTGAAAGGATTCTAAGGGCATATTTCTGAGGCTGGAAAGAATCGCTCTTTTAAATCCGATGTATTTCATCTGATCCTTATAGATCGAATTGAAATCCGGAAATTTTTCCGGCGCGTAGAAATTTGTCTTCGAACCTTTCAAAATTGCCCTATCGCCAAAGGTTTTCGTAAAGTAATCGCCGATCCAAGGGAGTCTCGTCAATTTTCCGATTAAAGGAAGTTCCATCGGAAAACCCGCAGGAGCGATCAAGCCAAGTTTTTTGACCATTTCAGGGTGTTTTAGCGTAAATTGACCAACGATAATCCCTCCCATGGAAGTTCCGATCAAGTTTACAGGTTTTTGAATATTCAAAGATTTGAATAAATGAAGTAATTCTCTTTCAAAAAGTTCCGGATTGTAAATCGTATCCGGTCGATCGGAAAGTCCTCTTCCGAAAAGATCCATCGTAAGAACTCGAAATCCTTCCTCCTGAAGAATCTTCGACAACGGTTCGTAAATGAACAGAGGATTAGAGAATCCAGGAACGAGAACTACGACGTCTCCGTTCTTAGGGCCATCGAATTTGTAATGTACAAAGCCGTCCGGAGTCTCGATAAACGTTCCTCCACTTTTGGATCGAGTTTCCGAATTGAGAATTTGATTTTCTCCGTCGGAAACGAACGGAAGGAGAATTAAAATCGCAACGAGAACGGTCAACGCAAGGATTAGAATTCGTTTCATACTTCCTAGGAACCTAAGACTTTTGAAAGGAAAGTCAAGAATCTTTTGATTCCCGGAAGTTTCCCTTTTCATTGAAGTCGATTTCCGTAATTTGCAAGAAAGAAAGGGGAGGGGTGATAAAATATTTAAAGAAAGTGCCTAAATAATTGTTGCATAGGCAACAAAAAGAGTCTAATCTTCGGTATAGAATCAAAGGAGATTTATATGAAACTAAAGACGGGTGACCAGGCCAAAGAGTTTATGGTAAGAGATTACCTTGGAAAAACGATTCACCTTTCGGATTTGAAAGGGAAATACACACTTCTGGCCTTTTTTAGAAACGCGGAATGTGCCCTTTGTAATTTGCGAGTACACCAGCTTTTAAAAGCGTATCCGAAACTTAAGGACAAAGGTCTTCAAATCGTCGCGGTGTTCGAGTCCTCGGAAGAAAGTATTCGGAACAGCGTAGGAAAGCAGGCTATCCCCTTTACATTGGTGCCGGATCCCTCCAACAAATTGTATAAGCTTTACGACGTGGAACGATCTTGGCTTGGTGTAATCCGTACGATTTTGACAGGTAAGAAAGAAATGAAGGAAGCGGAAGAATTAGGCTTTGAGATGAGAAAAGTTCCCGGCATGAAAATGGATCGTATGCCTGCGGAATTTTTAATCGGTCCGGACTTGAAAATCGAGATCGCTAAATTTTCCAAAAAAGTGACGGATCATATTTCATTGGAAGACATCAAAGCGTATCTAAACTGACCCTTACATTAAGAGGATCAGCTTGTGCAAGTCGTTGCTCTGAAACGGGAAAACAACTTAGATTCTTCCGTCTAAAACGTTGTTTTCTATCGTTTCAGAAATTCTTTTTAGAACTTGTAAGTCGGAATTGCTGAGTCCTTTGTAGACAAACTTTCTTTCCTTTATCATAAGCGGCAAGGTTCTCTCCAGCAACGCTTTTCCTTTTTTCGTAATTACCACTTGGAATTTTCTTCGATCGTCCGGATCGTCTTCTCTTTGTACGAAATCCTTCTTTTCGAGTCCGTCCAAAAGACGAGTGACGTTCGGTCTGTCCTTGAACGTTTTATCCACAAGATCCGTTTGAGAGGCCGATCCAGTTGCGGATAATTGGTTGAGAAGAATCCATTGTTCCACGGTGATATCCTCTTTGTAATCGGACATCAGTTTTGTAAAATGAAGTCTTAAAAGACGATCCGTTCTATGAAAATAATACGCGAACGCGGTATCAATGAGTTGGGAAGTTTTTTTTTCTTTGTTACGAGGCATCGTTTTTTCTCAATCCGCTCATTGTTATATAGGAAATGATTACTTCAACAATAATTGAGGAATTCGAGGAGGAGATCAAACGGAAGGATTCATTTTTTTCAGGAATTCCATTTTGGAACCGGATTGCATAAGTTCCGAGTAGGTTTGTTTTTCGACGTAATATAAGATTCTCTCTTTTCCGTTTCTCATACGAACGTGAAGCTCTTTGTGCTCCGCGTCGTATCCGATGGATTCGATTTCAGGGGAAGATATAAAATGTGTTTCTAACATTCTAAATTCTACTTTAGCATTAATACGAAGTGGTGTGCGGATAGGATCATTCTCTCCCGGAGATAAAATCGATGTGCGCCGTATCTCTGAACCCCGCTGTCCAGATGGAACTGATCGCAGTCTCTTTTTTTCGCTTCTTCTATGAGCCAATCGAAAAGAAGCTTTCCGAAACTTCGGGAGCGCTTTTCGCTATCGGTCACAAGATCGTCTACATATAGATACTTTCCGCGCGCGAGCATCGTACCAAAACGATAACCGGCGACCGCGCAAATTTCGGAATTCTCCGATACGGCGGCTAAAAGATAACCTTCCTTCATCATGGAGGAAACGAGTGAAAGATATTCTTCTTTTTTTAGATCCGGTCGCAATTGATTCATCACGGGAAACGTCGAAAGGATTTCTTCCGGACTTTCGATTGGTTTGATTTGGATCGAATTCATGATCCCAGGTTCAGGATGAATCCTCGTTTTAAAAGCGAAAAACGGCGGTGGGTAAAAAACGGATTCCGCAACCTTTATTTTACTTCAAACCGGACTTTAAGTCCGCCTTCAAGAGTTATTTCGATTGCACTCGGTTTGTCCGAACAGTGAATCAGAGAAATGGTTGCATCCAACTCAACATATTCCTGAGTTTGATTTTTTCAAGTCGATCCGTTGAAAACTGAGTCGGAGCGATTCTTTCGATTCGAATACCGGTGGGTAAAATCCCGGTTCTAAATTCGAAAATCATTCTTTTTTGATTTTCAGCGCCGATATTTTCCCTTTCTTCGCTCTGGATTGAATGATTCAGAATTCCTAATATTTCTTTTTCTGAATATAGTTCTTGGCAGTAGTCCCGAATTCCCAAGGAAAGATCTTGGAAGAGATTCTCCCTCTTTACGTCCCTGATTCCGATGATGGGCGGAAACGTCGG containing:
- a CDS encoding peroxiredoxin-like family protein; its protein translation is MKLKTGDQAKEFMVRDYLGKTIHLSDLKGKYTLLAFFRNAECALCNLRVHQLLKAYPKLKDKGLQIVAVFESSEESIRNSVGKQAIPFTLVPDPSNKLYKLYDVERSWLGVIRTILTGKKEMKEAEELGFEMRKVPGMKMDRMPAEFLIGPDLKIEIAKFSKKVTDHISLEDIKAYLN
- a CDS encoding KTSC domain-containing protein, which translates into the protein MLETHFISSPEIESIGYDAEHKELHVRMRNGKERILYYVEKQTYSELMQSGSKMEFLKKMNPSV
- a CDS encoding GyrI-like domain-containing protein yields the protein MKILTFSTLIMAIGLIGFLFYMGAFDRVQVKEENRGPFYVLSHERIGDYRNTGITFEILQKELPAKGIQNFKLFGIYLDNPNEVPKEKLRCEVGAILTEPLSKVPEGLSLDLKLRTIPEQKYVLADFPLKNFLSIFLGIYKVYPKVFQACEEKGCKLKGKYSMEIYEPLTEHKTTYLVPLD
- a CDS encoding GNAT family N-acetyltransferase, which produces MNSIQIKPIESPEEILSTFPVMNQLRPDLKKEEYLSLVSSMMKEGYLLAAVSENSEICAVAGYRFGTMLARGKYLYVDDLVTDSEKRSRSFGKLLFDWLIEEAKKRDCDQFHLDSGVQRYGAHRFYLRERMILSAHHFVLMLK
- a CDS encoding alpha/beta fold hydrolase — translated: MKRILILALTVLVAILILLPFVSDGENQILNSETRSKSGGTFIETPDGFVHYKFDGPKNGDVVVLVPGFSNPLFIYEPLSKILQEEGFRVLTMDLFGRGLSDRPDTIYNPELFERELLHLFKSLNIQKPVNLIGTSMGGIIVGQFTLKHPEMVKKLGLIAPAGFPMELPLIGKLTRLPWIGDYFTKTFGDRAILKGSKTNFYAPEKFPDFNSIYKDQMKYIGFKRAILSSLRNMPLESFQKEYEKLDKIPIPKLLIWGKDDKVVPFQNSEAALKTFHGIEFFPLENEGHIPHFESPERIRPILLSFLKK
- a CDS encoding MarR family winged helix-turn-helix transcriptional regulator, which codes for MPRNKEKKTSQLIDTAFAYYFHRTDRLLRLHFTKLMSDYKEDITVEQWILLNQLSATGSASQTDLVDKTFKDRPNVTRLLDGLEKKDFVQREDDPDDRRKFQVVITKKGKALLERTLPLMIKERKFVYKGLSNSDLQVLKRISETIENNVLDGRI